Proteins encoded within one genomic window of Acidovorax sp. 107:
- a CDS encoding histidine phosphatase family protein, which translates to MVAATGTIAWPDVGIAQDQDFQEILASPALLAQMRQGGFVLYLRHGTSDPSRVDRAPQVDLNDCSTQRVLSDAGRQQARDLGLALRRARIPVGEVIHSPMCRARESAQLTFATQPQLLRAEPLLAYTANLTSEQKKPVAAATRALVSTPVPEGTNRVIVAHAPNLADLMGYFVKPEGTMVVLRPLGRSQFEYMGSIPPSHWSLLLPANPKR; encoded by the coding sequence ATGGTTGCCGCAACGGGAACGATTGCATGGCCCGACGTTGGCATCGCGCAGGACCAGGACTTCCAGGAGATCCTGGCAAGCCCTGCCCTTTTGGCACAAATGCGCCAAGGCGGCTTTGTGCTGTACCTGCGCCACGGCACCTCGGACCCCAGCCGGGTGGACAGAGCGCCGCAGGTGGACCTGAACGACTGCAGCACCCAGCGCGTCCTCAGTGATGCAGGCCGGCAACAGGCACGCGATCTGGGGCTTGCCTTGCGGCGCGCCAGGATTCCCGTGGGGGAGGTCATCCACAGCCCGATGTGCCGCGCCCGCGAGAGCGCCCAGCTCACGTTTGCCACGCAACCGCAGTTGCTGCGTGCAGAGCCCCTGCTGGCCTACACAGCCAACCTGACCAGCGAGCAGAAAAAACCCGTCGCTGCCGCCACGCGGGCCCTGGTGTCCACGCCCGTTCCCGAGGGCACCAACCGCGTCATCGTGGCGCACGCCCCCAACCTGGCCGACCTGATGGGCTACTTCGTCAAGCCCGAAGGAACCATGGTGGTGCTGCGCCCGCTGGGGCGCTCGCAATTTGAATACATGGGCAGCATTCCCCCATCGCACTGGAGCCTCCTGCTCCCTGCCAATCCCAAACGCTGA
- a CDS encoding ankyrin repeat domain-containing protein, which produces MSAGDWKDMYAAAVAGDLGLVRHHISAGVNPNYQHPEILCTPLVASLIHGHDAIARYLLAQGADPMLRSDFDDMTPLEAARRYRRTEFIDLLQAQGAKENRKPFWWRWLPV; this is translated from the coding sequence ATGTCCGCCGGAGACTGGAAAGACATGTACGCCGCCGCCGTGGCGGGCGACTTGGGGCTGGTGCGCCACCACATCAGCGCGGGCGTGAACCCCAACTACCAGCACCCCGAGATCCTGTGCACTCCCTTGGTGGCCAGCCTCATCCACGGCCACGACGCCATCGCGCGCTACCTGTTGGCCCAGGGGGCAGACCCGATGTTGCGGTCCGACTTTGACGACATGACCCCGCTGGAGGCCGCGCGCCGCTACCGGCGCACCGAGTTCATCGACTTGCTGCAGGCCCAGGGTGCCAAGGAAAATCGCAAGCCATTCTGGTGGCGTTGGTTGCCGGTATAG
- a CDS encoding TerB family tellurite resistance protein: MFQALKDLFDSLAPLAPSSSPAERAQAVPLAAAVLLVEVVRAESAVGHAERSIMVNALRHQFAWSDDELQNLLDQAIATSRTAYDYQRFTSQLNEQFTQAEKIRLVEAMWQVAYADTHPDENEMHTISKVAGLLHVTHGEYIGAKMRAKETSPH; the protein is encoded by the coding sequence ATGTTCCAAGCCCTCAAAGACCTGTTTGACAGCCTCGCCCCACTCGCGCCGTCCTCGTCGCCCGCCGAACGCGCGCAGGCTGTGCCTCTGGCGGCCGCCGTGCTGCTGGTGGAGGTGGTGCGGGCCGAGTCGGCCGTGGGCCATGCAGAGCGCAGCATCATGGTGAACGCGCTGCGCCACCAATTTGCATGGAGTGACGATGAGCTGCAGAACCTGCTGGACCAAGCCATCGCCACCTCCCGGACGGCCTACGACTACCAGCGCTTCACCAGCCAGCTGAACGAGCAGTTCACGCAGGCCGAGAAGATCCGGCTGGTTGAAGCCATGTGGCAGGTGGCCTACGCGGACACACACCCGGACGAAAACGAGATGCATACCATCAGCAAGGTAGCGGGTCTGCTGCACGTGACGCATGGCGAGTACATCGGCGCCAAGATGCGGGCGAAGGAAACAAGCCCCCACTGA
- a CDS encoding nitronate monooxygenase family protein, which produces MTAPATNRVLAHTGARYPIIQAPMGWIARTQLASAVSRAGGLGIIETSSGETANCQAEITKMSALGLPFGVNLPIRFLKDDAMLRFVCASGVKFVTTSAGSPAKFIAPLKDAGITVYHAVPTVDAALKCVDAGIDGLVVEGGEGGGFKNPEEVSTLVLLQAIRARVDVPLVAAGGICDGRGMAAAFALGAEAVQMGTRFVSCAESPVHANYKNAIVDAGVTGTWMLNTKASPCIRALKSQRTQAIHEAGLMPADSFAGIQRVYFDGDMEAAPALAGQTVGLIDAVKTAQQIIDDMVAEFFAISQRMGAMGMARSFG; this is translated from the coding sequence ATGACCGCACCCGCCACCAACCGCGTCCTCGCCCACACCGGTGCGCGCTACCCCATCATCCAGGCGCCCATGGGCTGGATTGCGCGCACGCAGCTGGCATCGGCCGTGTCACGCGCGGGCGGGCTGGGCATCATCGAGACCTCGTCGGGCGAGACGGCCAACTGCCAGGCCGAGATCACCAAGATGAGCGCACTGGGCCTGCCGTTTGGCGTGAATCTGCCCATCCGCTTTTTGAAGGACGACGCCATGCTGCGCTTTGTGTGCGCGTCGGGCGTAAAGTTTGTGACCACCTCGGCAGGCAGCCCAGCCAAGTTCATTGCGCCGCTCAAGGATGCGGGCATCACCGTGTACCACGCGGTACCCACAGTGGACGCTGCGCTCAAATGCGTGGACGCAGGCATTGACGGCCTGGTGGTGGAAGGCGGTGAAGGCGGCGGGTTCAAAAACCCCGAAGAAGTGTCCACCCTGGTGCTGCTGCAGGCCATCCGGGCGCGGGTGGACGTGCCATTAGTGGCAGCCGGGGGCATCTGCGACGGGCGTGGCATGGCCGCAGCCTTTGCGCTGGGGGCCGAGGCCGTGCAGATGGGCACGCGGTTTGTCAGCTGCGCCGAGAGCCCCGTGCACGCCAACTACAAAAACGCCATCGTCGATGCGGGCGTGACCGGCACCTGGATGCTCAACACCAAAGCCAGCCCCTGCATCCGTGCGCTCAAGTCGCAGCGCACGCAGGCCATCCACGAGGCCGGCCTGATGCCCGCCGACAGCTTTGCGGGCATCCAGCGCGTGTACTTTGACGGCGACATGGAGGCAGCCCCGGCGCTGGCCGGGCAGACCGTGGGATTGATTGACGCCGTCAAGACCGCGCAGCAGATCATCGACGACATGGTGGCGGAGTTCTTTGCGATCAGCCAGCGCATGGGCGCGATGGGCATGGCGCGGTCGTTCGGCTGA
- a CDS encoding DHH family phosphoesterase — MTKKTILPLQLLVAPDKNDPVPLILYHGRNCPDGFGAALAAWLYYGDQAEYVGLDHGDVKTVDDLPPLQGRAVYILDFSFANEVMAAIDERAAKLVMLDHHKSAAEKLTGFACRCGVVHFDMNKSGARLAWEFFHPHAPIPALLKYVEDRDIWKWEFAESAAFLSALDMEEQGFARWREIADFTPEQLQQFMVRGEAMDQKYRKLCADLAEGAQPLVFNGITGLMVNAPGMFHSLVGDILSAKTGTFALMWSAGEKGVKVGLRSQRNFDCIALAESMGGGGHAQACGFKMKVERLPELLTGTFNA; from the coding sequence ATGACGAAGAAAACCATACTCCCCCTGCAACTGCTGGTTGCCCCCGACAAGAACGACCCTGTGCCGCTGATCCTCTACCACGGGCGCAATTGCCCCGATGGCTTTGGCGCGGCGCTGGCCGCATGGCTGTACTACGGCGACCAGGCTGAATACGTGGGGCTGGACCACGGCGATGTCAAGACCGTGGACGACCTGCCGCCCCTGCAGGGCCGCGCGGTGTACATCCTCGACTTCTCGTTTGCCAACGAGGTGATGGCCGCCATCGACGAGCGCGCCGCCAAGCTGGTCATGCTGGACCACCACAAGAGCGCGGCCGAAAAGCTCACCGGCTTTGCCTGCCGCTGCGGTGTGGTGCACTTTGACATGAACAAGTCGGGTGCGCGGCTGGCGTGGGAGTTCTTTCACCCCCATGCACCCATCCCCGCGCTGCTGAAGTACGTGGAAGACCGCGACATCTGGAAGTGGGAGTTTGCCGAGAGCGCCGCCTTCCTGTCGGCCCTGGACATGGAAGAACAAGGCTTTGCACGCTGGCGCGAGATTGCCGACTTTACGCCCGAGCAGCTCCAACAGTTCATGGTGCGCGGCGAGGCCATGGACCAGAAATACCGCAAGCTCTGCGCCGACCTTGCCGAAGGCGCGCAGCCACTGGTGTTCAACGGCATCACCGGCCTCATGGTCAACGCCCCCGGCATGTTCCACAGCCTGGTGGGCGACATCCTGTCGGCCAAGACGGGCACCTTTGCGCTGATGTGGAGCGCGGGCGAAAAGGGCGTGAAGGTGGGGCTGCGCTCGCAGCGCAACTTTGACTGCATCGCGCTGGCCGAAAGCATGGGCGGCGGCGGCCACGCGCAGGCCTGCGGCTTCAAGATGAAGGTGGAGCGCCTGCCAGAGCTGTTGACAGGCACCTTCAACGCGTAG
- a CDS encoding pseudouridine synthase has protein sequence MHPPLHILWRDEHLVAVYKPAGWLVHRTGLDAGETRFVMQTLRDQLGQHVFPVHRLDKGTCGVLVMALHSDAARALSQAFEHGATHKRYLAMVRGWAPEAIEVDHALKPDDAPADAAVQDAHTRFRRLAQLTLPEASDARFATTRASLVEALPTTGRRHQIRRHLKHLAHPIIGDATHGKGPLNRWWAERLGQQRLWLHAWQLTVPHPMSGVATTFDSGLRWPGPADWGGGHLPAEDSAAPPCADWLRLLARLPWQETPAPAP, from the coding sequence ATGCACCCTCCCCTGCACATCCTCTGGCGCGACGAGCACCTGGTGGCCGTCTACAAGCCTGCGGGCTGGCTGGTGCACCGCACGGGGCTGGATGCGGGCGAGACGCGGTTTGTGATGCAGACCCTGCGCGACCAGCTGGGCCAGCATGTGTTCCCGGTGCACCGGCTCGACAAGGGCACCTGCGGCGTGCTGGTGATGGCGTTGCACAGCGATGCGGCGCGGGCACTGTCGCAAGCCTTTGAACACGGCGCCACGCACAAGCGTTACCTGGCGATGGTGCGCGGCTGGGCGCCCGAGGCCATCGAGGTGGACCATGCCTTGAAGCCCGACGATGCGCCCGCGGACGCCGCCGTGCAGGATGCCCACACGCGCTTTCGGCGGCTGGCGCAGCTCACATTGCCCGAGGCCAGCGATGCGCGTTTTGCCACCACCCGTGCCTCGCTGGTCGAGGCCCTCCCCACCACCGGGCGACGCCACCAGATCCGCCGCCATCTCAAGCACCTGGCACACCCCATCATCGGCGACGCCACGCATGGCAAGGGCCCGCTCAACCGCTGGTGGGCCGAGCGGCTGGGCCAGCAGCGGCTGTGGCTGCATGCCTGGCAGCTCACGGTGCCCCACCCGATGTCGGGAGTTGCGACGACGTTCGACAGCGGGCTGCGCTGGCCTGGGCCTGCGGACTGGGGCGGCGGGCACCTCCCAGCCGAAGATTCCGCTGCGCCGCCCTGCGCCGACTGGCTGCGCCTGTTGGCGCGGCTGCCCTGGCAAGAGACACCTGCCCCGGCCCCGTAA
- a CDS encoding DUF1501 domain-containing protein, which produces MLCRRHLLQALGASALGAGLGVHSASVLATPRAQDTRFLLVFLRGGYDCASLLVPTASSYYYETRPNIAIARPGQEGGALPLTPDWGLHPALAESMLPLYQQRQLAFVPFAGTDDLSRSHFDTQDSIELGQPLGGRRDYRSGFLNRLVAELNPRADSAGAALQPMAFTSTLPLVLRGAVDVPNTALSAGAGRGGVDARQAELIASMYRGTALATPVNEGFATRDEVARTMQGEMEAASRNALSTKGFEGTARRMARLMQSRYQIGFVDVGGWDTHVGQGAATGALANRLEELGRGLAGFADEMDPAWKSTVVVVISEFGRTFRENGNRGTDHGHGTVFWVLGGGVNGGRIAGEQQALTATTLFQNRDYPVLNDYRSVLGGLFARMYGLNATAVARVFPGSKGADLRLV; this is translated from the coding sequence ATGCTTTGTAGACGACACCTTCTCCAGGCCCTGGGCGCCAGCGCACTCGGTGCTGGCCTGGGCGTGCACAGCGCCAGCGTGCTCGCCACACCCCGCGCGCAGGACACGCGCTTTCTGCTGGTGTTCTTGCGCGGTGGCTACGACTGCGCCAGCCTGCTGGTGCCTACGGCCAGCAGCTACTACTACGAGACGCGGCCCAACATCGCCATCGCCCGGCCGGGGCAGGAAGGCGGCGCCCTGCCGCTCACGCCCGACTGGGGCCTGCACCCGGCACTGGCTGAATCGATGCTGCCGCTGTACCAGCAGCGCCAGCTCGCGTTTGTGCCGTTTGCGGGCACGGACGACCTCTCGCGCAGCCACTTCGACACGCAGGACAGCATCGAGCTGGGCCAGCCCCTGGGCGGGCGGCGCGACTACCGATCGGGCTTTCTGAACCGGCTGGTGGCCGAGCTGAACCCGCGCGCCGACAGCGCTGGGGCGGCGCTGCAGCCCATGGCATTCACCAGCACCCTGCCCCTGGTGCTGCGCGGGGCGGTGGACGTGCCCAACACCGCGCTGAGCGCAGGCGCCGGGCGGGGCGGCGTGGATGCGCGGCAGGCCGAACTCATCGCCTCCATGTACCGGGGCACAGCGCTGGCCACGCCGGTGAACGAAGGCTTTGCCACCCGCGACGAAGTGGCCCGCACCATGCAGGGCGAGATGGAGGCCGCCAGCCGCAATGCGCTGAGTACCAAGGGATTCGAGGGCACCGCCCGGCGCATGGCACGGCTGATGCAGTCGCGCTACCAGATCGGCTTTGTGGACGTGGGCGGCTGGGACACGCATGTGGGCCAGGGTGCCGCCACCGGTGCGCTGGCCAACCGCCTGGAGGAACTGGGCCGGGGCCTCGCAGGCTTTGCCGACGAGATGGACCCGGCGTGGAAGTCCACCGTGGTGGTGGTCATCAGCGAGTTTGGCCGCACCTTCCGCGAGAACGGCAACCGGGGCACAGACCACGGCCACGGCACGGTGTTCTGGGTGCTGGGTGGCGGGGTGAATGGTGGCCGCATCGCGGGCGAACAGCAGGCGCTGACCGCCACCACGCTGTTCCAGAACCGCGACTACCCCGTGCTCAACGACTACCGCAGTGTGCTGGGCGGGTTGTTCGCGCGGATGTACGGGCTGAACGCCACGGCCGTGGCGCGGGTGTTTCCGGGGAGCAAGGGCGCGGACCTGCGGCTGGTCTAG
- a CDS encoding response regulator: MLHLLKRQRFFLRFFLPVVLAVLVGMGFDYAVQQRTQAIQLKALQSQEKDIEVAAKAEAISRKLLEIKLRLAQTLTASKDRRVDEAKAYQLHTLIVDEMAALEKDLTTLTTAHDFSHVQAHYPAALSAFQEFRQFALMSSDQMSIDQSLAGEHLISATAYYGAFALRMGDIARTFMDHALQNAAAIRSQLQDFNRRMRIYSTLAALVFLALWFGLSLSTSRQLDRLNLILQKLSRGESGLSGYKTFAQIKAMAARKGTLIGDMADAVLAFQKTQDERRVALAELHDREELHANIISQAPIGIVVLDMQTLQFVSFNDATNESLGYTREEFSQMNLYDLQLDPDTAKVDQRLQRIQAEGGQDFETQRRDKSGNVRDFWVSMRPLHMHDRECMTGIWVDITNRKQSERELARYRDELEQLVAERTLDLEKTSQALAQQTLELQHTNAQLRSAKAMADEANQAKSAFLANMSHEIRTPMNAIIGLTHLIRRDTTNPHQRQQLDKVSGAAMHLLAVINDILDFSKIEAGKMALDPTDFELEKVVSNVFTITGDKAEAKGLEVMAELAGVPPLLHGDGVRLGQILTNFMGNAVKFTERGSVSLHAFVTHREDNEVRLRFEVRDTGIGLSPEQQGKLFLAFQQADVSTTRTHGGTGLGLAISRRLAHLMGGQVGVRSEPGKGSTFWFEAPFGISTQAAAPRHVQALPPSTRVLVVDDMEEARELLADLLTQLGARADAVSSGTLALQAVAQADEVGDPYELVLTDWLMPDLNGTQTWHQICALPLRHRPACILVSGSLSCPADEVDAGRFAAFLPKPVLPTALEEVLVRVWNRAQTPAEGTPALPADASVHFAPGLRLLLAEDNALNQEVACELLQQLGFAVDVAGDGLIAVDHARQQHYDLILMDIQMPHLDGLQATRQIRALPGHAQTPIVAMTANAFAEDRAAALAAGMNDHLPKPVDPAQLARVLAHQLPHAVEAAGTGAYPVAVPSTLTPTDEARMRVQLQAVAGFQLQQGLRSLGNHFAALVRLLQRIVVEHHQDARKALHAWQTGDQQEALRTVHTLKGLAGTAGLTDLQTAAQQAEARLQSTPQEGQGADTAQALRDLEGRLQQLVQSLRFVVDASAGTAGDGGDAGVKGSAPATDAGQLQEALRKLRPLLASDDLDASAAYADLHPAMVQHYPDRAQALAQAIDGFDFVQALALLDATQPPASDTPNTTLASAPERPPSAT, from the coding sequence ATGCTCCACCTGCTCAAGCGCCAACGGTTTTTTCTGCGATTTTTTCTGCCGGTGGTACTGGCCGTGCTGGTGGGCATGGGGTTTGACTATGCGGTTCAGCAACGCACCCAGGCCATCCAGCTGAAGGCGCTGCAGAGCCAGGAGAAAGACATCGAGGTGGCCGCCAAGGCAGAAGCCATCAGCCGCAAGCTGCTGGAGATCAAGCTGCGGCTGGCGCAGACCCTGACGGCCTCCAAGGACCGGCGTGTGGATGAAGCCAAGGCCTACCAGCTTCACACGCTCATCGTGGACGAAATGGCAGCGCTTGAAAAGGACCTGACCACGCTGACCACAGCCCATGATTTTTCACACGTCCAGGCCCACTACCCGGCAGCCCTGAGCGCGTTCCAGGAGTTTCGCCAGTTCGCCTTGATGAGTTCGGACCAGATGTCCATCGACCAGTCGCTGGCGGGCGAACACCTGATCAGCGCCACGGCGTACTACGGCGCGTTTGCCCTGCGCATGGGCGACATCGCCCGGACCTTCATGGACCATGCGCTCCAGAACGCAGCGGCCATACGCAGCCAACTGCAGGATTTCAATCGCCGCATGCGCATCTACAGCACGCTGGCGGCGCTGGTGTTTCTGGCGCTGTGGTTCGGGCTGTCGCTGTCCACCTCGCGGCAGCTGGACCGGCTCAATCTGATTCTTCAAAAGCTCTCGCGCGGCGAGAGCGGCCTCAGCGGCTACAAGACCTTCGCCCAGATCAAGGCCATGGCCGCGCGCAAGGGCACGCTCATTGGCGACATGGCAGATGCCGTGCTGGCGTTTCAAAAGACGCAGGACGAACGTCGCGTGGCGCTGGCAGAGCTGCACGACCGCGAGGAACTGCACGCCAACATCATCAGCCAGGCCCCCATCGGCATCGTGGTGCTGGACATGCAGACCCTGCAATTCGTCAGCTTCAACGACGCCACCAATGAATCGCTGGGCTACACGCGCGAAGAGTTTTCGCAGATGAACCTGTACGACCTGCAGCTGGACCCAGACACCGCCAAGGTCGATCAACGGCTCCAGCGCATCCAGGCCGAAGGCGGCCAGGACTTTGAGACCCAGCGGCGCGACAAGAGCGGCAACGTCCGCGATTTCTGGGTGTCCATGCGCCCCCTGCACATGCATGACCGCGAATGCATGACCGGCATCTGGGTGGACATCACCAACCGCAAGCAGTCCGAGCGCGAACTGGCCCGCTACCGCGACGAGCTGGAGCAACTGGTGGCCGAGCGCACGCTCGACCTCGAAAAGACCAGCCAGGCCCTCGCCCAGCAGACGCTGGAGCTGCAGCACACCAATGCGCAGCTGCGCAGCGCGAAGGCCATGGCCGATGAGGCCAACCAGGCCAAGAGCGCCTTCCTGGCCAACATGAGCCATGAGATCCGCACGCCCATGAACGCGATCATCGGCCTGACCCACCTGATCCGCCGTGACACCACCAACCCGCACCAGCGCCAGCAGCTGGACAAGGTGTCGGGTGCCGCCATGCACCTGCTGGCCGTGATCAACGACATCCTCGACTTTTCCAAAATCGAAGCGGGCAAGATGGCGCTGGACCCCACCGACTTCGAGCTGGAGAAGGTGGTGAGCAACGTGTTCACCATCACCGGCGACAAGGCCGAGGCCAAGGGCCTGGAGGTGATGGCCGAGCTGGCGGGGGTTCCGCCCCTGCTGCACGGGGACGGGGTGCGCCTGGGGCAGATCCTGACCAACTTCATGGGCAATGCCGTCAAGTTCACCGAACGCGGCAGCGTGTCGTTGCACGCTTTCGTCACCCACCGCGAAGACAACGAGGTGCGCCTGCGTTTTGAGGTGCGCGACACGGGCATCGGCCTGAGCCCGGAGCAGCAGGGCAAGCTGTTCCTCGCGTTCCAGCAGGCCGATGTCTCCACCACCCGCACCCATGGCGGCACGGGCCTCGGGCTGGCCATATCGCGCCGTCTGGCCCACCTCATGGGCGGGCAGGTCGGGGTGCGCAGCGAACCCGGCAAGGGCAGCACCTTCTGGTTCGAAGCCCCCTTCGGCATCAGCACCCAGGCCGCAGCACCCCGCCACGTGCAGGCACTGCCCCCGAGCACCCGCGTGCTGGTGGTCGATGACATGGAGGAGGCCCGCGAGCTGCTGGCCGACCTGCTGACCCAGCTGGGGGCCCGGGCCGACGCGGTGTCGTCGGGCACGCTGGCGCTGCAGGCCGTGGCGCAGGCCGACGAGGTGGGCGACCCGTACGAGTTGGTGCTCACCGACTGGCTGATGCCTGACCTCAATGGCACGCAAACCTGGCACCAGATCTGCGCCCTGCCGCTGCGCCACCGCCCCGCCTGCATTCTGGTCAGCGGCAGCCTGAGCTGCCCTGCGGACGAGGTGGATGCAGGCCGCTTTGCCGCGTTTTTGCCCAAGCCGGTGCTGCCCACCGCGCTCGAAGAAGTGCTGGTGCGCGTCTGGAACCGCGCGCAGACACCTGCGGAGGGGACGCCCGCGCTGCCTGCGGATGCCTCTGTCCATTTCGCCCCGGGGCTGCGTCTGTTGCTGGCAGAGGACAACGCGCTGAACCAGGAGGTGGCGTGCGAACTGTTGCAGCAACTGGGTTTTGCGGTGGACGTGGCAGGCGATGGTCTCATTGCCGTGGACCACGCCCGCCAGCAGCACTACGACCTGATCCTCATGGATATCCAGATGCCCCATCTGGACGGCCTGCAGGCCACCCGCCAGATCCGCGCGCTGCCCGGCCATGCACAGACACCCATCGTGGCCATGACGGCAAACGCCTTTGCCGAAGACCGCGCCGCCGCGCTGGCCGCCGGCATGAACGACCACCTGCCCAAGCCGGTGGACCCTGCCCAACTGGCGCGCGTGCTGGCGCACCAGCTGCCCCATGCGGTGGAAGCCGCAGGGACCGGCGCGTACCCGGTCGCTGTGCCCTCCACCCTCACCCCGACCGACGAAGCGCGCATGCGAGTTCAGCTTCAGGCGGTGGCAGGCTTTCAGTTGCAGCAGGGGTTGCGCTCGTTGGGCAACCACTTTGCGGCCCTGGTGCGGCTGCTGCAGCGCATCGTGGTCGAGCACCACCAGGACGCCCGGAAGGCGCTGCACGCGTGGCAAACCGGTGACCAGCAAGAGGCGCTGCGCACCGTGCACACGCTCAAAGGCCTGGCGGGCACGGCGGGCCTGACGGACCTGCAGACGGCAGCGCAGCAGGCCGAGGCCAGGTTGCAATCCACCCCCCAGGAAGGCCAAGGCGCGGACACCGCGCAGGCACTGCGTGATCTGGAGGGGCGGCTGCAACAGCTGGTGCAATCGCTGCGCTTTGTGGTGGATGCCAGCGCGGGTACTGCAGGGGATGGCGGGGATGCAGGGGTTAAAGGGTCAGCCCCGGCCACTGACGCCGGACAGCTGCAAGAGGCTCTGCGCAAGCTCCGCCCTTTGCTGGCCAGCGACGACCTGGATGCCAGCGCTGCGTATGCCGATCTGCATCCGGCCATGGTGCAGCACTACCCGGACCGCGCCCAGGCCTTGGCGCAGGCCATCGACGGATTCGATTTTGTGCAGGCCCTCGCGTTGCTGGATGCCACGCAGCCCCCGGCAAGCGATACCCCCAACACCACCCTCGCCAGCGCGCCCGAGCGCCCCCCTTCGGCCACCTGA
- a CDS encoding two-component system response regulator produces the protein MFLPADDKALLKTVLVVDDTRENLTVIGQLLRPYYHVRVANSGQRALQVAQSQPVPDIILLDVMMPEMDGYEVLAALRAAPETREIPVIFVTALDAIADEERGLQAGAVDYVTKPIKPAVLLARVRTHLELKAARDWLADQNSYLDAEVQRRMTENELIKDFSLHAMATLAEKRDNETGNHLHRTQAYIDALMLHLQNHPRFEHLLGSAGQRRQIAKAAPLHDIGKVGIPDAILLKPGRLTPEEFEVMKTHARIGADAIDEAIRSVLQLGHHQPLSPGAAPGNSALAFLETARQISAGHHEKWDGSGYPEGLQGDAIPLPARLMAIADVFDALISRRHYKRAFTLDDAVDIIRQGRGQHFDPDICDAFLHLVPQFAAIADRFADHPATVPEA, from the coding sequence ATGTTCTTGCCCGCCGACGATAAAGCCCTGCTCAAAACGGTGCTGGTTGTGGATGACACCCGCGAAAACCTGACCGTCATTGGCCAACTGCTGCGCCCGTACTACCACGTGCGGGTGGCCAACTCAGGGCAGCGGGCCTTGCAGGTCGCCCAGTCCCAGCCGGTGCCCGACATCATCCTGCTCGATGTGATGATGCCCGAGATGGACGGCTACGAGGTGCTGGCCGCCCTGCGTGCAGCGCCTGAGACGCGCGAGATCCCGGTGATCTTTGTGACCGCCCTCGACGCCATCGCCGACGAGGAGCGCGGCCTGCAGGCGGGCGCGGTGGACTATGTGACCAAGCCCATCAAGCCCGCCGTGCTGCTGGCGCGGGTGCGCACCCACCTGGAGCTGAAGGCCGCGCGCGACTGGCTGGCCGACCAGAACAGCTACCTGGACGCCGAAGTGCAACGGCGCATGACCGAGAACGAGCTGATCAAGGACTTCAGCCTGCACGCCATGGCCACGCTGGCCGAAAAGCGCGACAACGAAACCGGCAACCACCTGCACCGCACGCAGGCCTATATCGACGCGCTGATGCTGCACCTGCAGAACCATCCGCGCTTTGAGCACCTGCTGGGCAGCGCCGGCCAGCGCCGGCAGATCGCCAAGGCCGCGCCGTTGCACGATATTGGCAAGGTGGGCATCCCCGACGCCATATTGCTCAAGCCGGGGCGCCTCACCCCCGAAGAGTTCGAGGTGATGAAGACCCACGCCCGCATTGGCGCCGACGCCATCGACGAGGCCATTCGCAGCGTGTTGCAGCTGGGCCACCACCAGCCGCTGTCGCCCGGGGCGGCACCCGGGAACTCTGCCCTTGCGTTCCTGGAGACGGCGCGCCAGATCTCGGCGGGCCACCACGAAAAGTGGGACGGCTCGGGTTACCCCGAAGGCCTGCAGGGCGACGCCATACCGCTGCCCGCGCGGCTGATGGCCATCGCCGACGTGTTTGACGCCCTGATCTCGCGCCGACACTACAAGCGCGCCTTCACGCTCGACGATGCGGTGGACATCATCCGCCAAGGCCGTGGCCAGCATTTCGACCCCGATATCTGCGACGCGTTTCTCCATCTGGTGCCGCAGTTTGCGGCCATCGCGGACCGGTTTGCGGACCATCCCGCCACCGTGCCAGAGGCCTGA